One genomic region from Spirulina subsalsa PCC 9445 encodes:
- a CDS encoding nucleotidyltransferase family protein, giving the protein MPVIPVQTKAQVLALLQEHHQTLHNFGVKRCGIFGSFVHDHAIHPQSDVDILVTFEPNQKTFDNFIHLSFFLEDIFGRSVDLITIESLSPYIGPHILNEVEYVPIGS; this is encoded by the coding sequence ATGCCAGTAATCCCCGTACAAACAAAAGCCCAAGTCCTCGCTCTCCTTCAAGAACATCACCAAACATTACACAACTTTGGCGTTAAACGTTGTGGCATCTTTGGTTCATTTGTCCACGACCATGCAATTCACCCCCAAAGTGATGTTGATATCTTAGTCACCTTTGAACCAAACCAAAAAACCTTTGATAACTTCATCCACTTATCTTTTTTCCTAGAAGATATTTTTGGTAGATCCGTCGATCTCATCACCATTGAATCCTTAAGTCCTTATATCGGGCCACACATTTTAAATGAGGTTGAATATGTCCCCATCGGCTCGTGA
- a CDS encoding DUF86 domain-containing protein, protein MSPSAREYLQHILDETTYMMTNSVDLDKTEFLQNETIKRAYVRSIEVIGEAVKQLPDELRQKYDAIEWRAMAGMRDRLIHHYFGVDYEIVWDVVINKIPQLDTNIRLILQELKK, encoded by the coding sequence ATGTCCCCATCGGCTCGTGAATACCTACAACACATCTTGGATGAAACAACATACATGATGACAAACTCTGTTGATTTAGATAAAACAGAATTTCTGCAAAATGAAACCATAAAACGTGCCTATGTTCGCAGCATTGAAGTCATTGGCGAAGCCGTCAAACAATTGCCGGATGAATTGCGTCAAAAATATGATGCTATTGAATGGCGGGCTATGGCTGGGATGCGCGATCGATTAATTCATCATTATTTTGGTGTAGACTATGAAATTGTTTGGGATGTTGTCATCAATAAAATTCCTCAACTAGACACCAATATTAGGCTGATTCTTCAGGAATTAAAAAAATAG